A stretch of Amycolatopsis balhimycina FH 1894 DNA encodes these proteins:
- a CDS encoding alpha/beta fold hydrolase, producing the protein MPTFASFDGLRLNYTVWEGDGAHRPVLLQHGFAADTNANWISTGVVAALRSAGLTVISLDARGHGRSEKPHDESRYTEDSMARDVSALLDELALDEVSMVGYSMGAIIALTVAAADKRIRCLATGGVGSGIVDFGGVDLRVLKPVDIASALLAEDPALVPPSGVPFRLLADAVGGDRQALAAVALASREGYLDLSAIGVPTLVLAGDQDQLAAEPERLAAAIAGARLVRIPGDHMTAVMSPAFSEALVAFLSAPHPR; encoded by the coding sequence ATGCCGACTTTCGCGTCGTTCGACGGGCTCCGGTTGAACTACACGGTGTGGGAGGGCGACGGCGCCCACCGCCCGGTCCTGCTGCAGCACGGCTTCGCCGCGGACACGAACGCGAACTGGATCTCCACGGGCGTCGTCGCGGCGCTGCGGTCGGCCGGCCTGACGGTGATTTCCCTGGACGCGCGCGGCCACGGCCGGTCCGAGAAGCCGCACGACGAGTCCCGCTACACCGAGGACAGCATGGCCCGGGACGTCTCGGCCCTGCTCGACGAACTGGCCCTCGACGAGGTGTCGATGGTCGGCTACTCGATGGGCGCGATCATCGCCCTGACGGTGGCGGCGGCGGACAAGCGCATCCGCTGCCTGGCAACGGGCGGCGTGGGTTCGGGCATCGTCGACTTCGGCGGCGTGGACCTGCGCGTGCTGAAGCCGGTCGACATCGCTTCGGCGTTGCTGGCGGAGGACCCTGCCTTGGTCCCGCCATCGGGAGTCCCGTTCCGTCTCCTGGCCGACGCGGTGGGCGGGGACCGTCAGGCGCTGGCGGCGGTGGCGCTGGCGTCGCGGGAGGGTTATCTGGACCTGTCGGCGATCGGGGTCCCGACGTTGGTACTGGCGGGCGACCAGGACCAGCTGGCGGCGGAGCCGGAGAGGCTGGCGGCGGCGATCGCGGGAGCCCGCCTGGTGCGCATCCCGGGAGATCACATGACGGCGGTCATGTCACCGGCGTTCTCGGAGGCGCTGGTGGCGTTCCTGTCGGCGCCGCACCCCCGCTGA
- the rplJ gene encoding 50S ribosomal protein L10 produces MAKPDKVAAVAEIAESFRSSSATVVTQYTGLSVSQLSQLRRALGTSAKYRVAKNTLVKRAAEDAGVQGLEDLFVGATAIAFVEGEAVDAAKALRDFAKDNNALVIKGGYMDGKALSVDEINRIADLDSREVLLSKAAGAFKAKLSQAAALFQAPASQVARLAAALEEKQRNATGTEAAEAPAES; encoded by the coding sequence ATGGCGAAGCCCGACAAGGTGGCGGCCGTCGCCGAGATCGCGGAGAGCTTCCGCAGCAGCTCGGCCACCGTCGTTACCCAGTACACCGGCCTCTCCGTGTCCCAGCTGTCCCAGCTGCGCCGCGCTCTCGGCACCAGTGCCAAGTACCGGGTCGCGAAGAACACCCTCGTCAAACGTGCCGCCGAGGACGCCGGCGTCCAGGGGCTCGAGGACCTGTTCGTCGGCGCGACCGCCATCGCCTTCGTCGAGGGTGAAGCTGTCGACGCCGCCAAGGCGCTTCGCGACTTCGCGAAGGACAACAACGCGCTTGTGATCAAGGGCGGCTACATGGATGGCAAAGCGCTGTCCGTGGACGAGATCAACCGGATCGCCGATCTCGACAGCCGTGAGGTCCTGCTCTCCAAGGCAGCGGGCGCGTTCAAGGCGAAGCTTTCCCAGGCCGCCGCGCTGTTCCAGGCGCCGGCGTCCCAGGTCGCCCGCCTGGCTGCCGCGCTGGAGGAGAAGCAGCGCAACGCCACCGGTACCGAAGCAGCCGAAGCACCCGCCGAGAGCTGA
- the rplL gene encoding 50S ribosomal protein L7/L12: protein MAKLSTAELIDAFKELTLLELSEFVKEFEETFDVTAAAPVAVAAGPAAAAAAPVEEQDEFDVVLEGAGEKKIQVIKVVREVVSGLGLKEAKELVEAAPKALLEKVDKEAAEAAKEKLEAAGAKISIK from the coding sequence ATGGCGAAGCTGAGCACCGCCGAGCTGATCGACGCCTTCAAGGAGCTCACCCTCCTCGAGCTGTCCGAGTTCGTGAAGGAGTTCGAGGAGACCTTCGACGTCACCGCCGCCGCTCCGGTCGCCGTTGCCGCCGGCCCGGCCGCCGCCGCTGCCGCCCCGGTCGAGGAGCAGGACGAGTTCGACGTCGTCCTCGAGGGCGCCGGCGAGAAGAAGATCCAGGTCATCAAGGTCGTCCGCGAGGTCGTCTCGGGTCTGGGCCTGAAGGAGGCCAAGGAGCTGGTCGAGGCCGCTCCCAAGGCTCTCCTGGAGAAGGTCGACAAGGAGGCCGCCGAGGCCGCCAAGGAGAAGCTCGAGGCCGCGGGCGCCAAGATCTCCATCAAGTGA
- a CDS encoding ABC transporter ATP-binding protein: MGAEVVIEGLTKSFGKQTIWRDVTLTLPPGEVSAMLGPSGTGKSVFLKSMIGLLKPDRGRCVINGVDIVTCSEHKLYEIRKLFGVLFQDGALFGSMNLYDNVAFPLREHTKKSETEIRRIVLEKLDMTGLNGADKKLPGEISGGMRKRAGLARALVLDPEIILVDEPDSGLDPVRTTYISQLFLDVNAQIDATFLIVTHNINLARTVPDNLGMLFRKELVMFGPREVLLTSEEPVVKQFLNGKMQGPIGMSEEKDSAQMAAEQAMFDAGHHAGGVEDISGVPPQMQTTPGVPTRMGAVRRKDRVMEIMHRLPPAAQESIIESLSPEEQRHYGVRPHRGQPQQVGARPQGDGVPNQHHGQLPADQVARIPGGGQPPRPGTHRMPPPRDNGPGGR, from the coding sequence ATGGGTGCCGAGGTGGTCATCGAAGGTCTGACGAAGTCCTTCGGTAAGCAGACCATCTGGCGGGACGTCACGTTGACGCTCCCCCCGGGCGAAGTGTCGGCCATGCTCGGCCCGTCAGGGACCGGCAAGTCGGTCTTCCTGAAGTCGATGATCGGGCTGCTCAAGCCCGACCGCGGCCGCTGCGTGATCAACGGTGTCGACATCGTCACCTGCTCCGAGCACAAGCTCTACGAGATCCGGAAGCTCTTCGGCGTCCTCTTCCAGGACGGCGCGCTCTTCGGCTCGATGAACCTCTACGACAACGTCGCCTTCCCGCTGCGCGAGCACACGAAGAAGTCCGAGACGGAAATCCGCCGGATCGTCCTCGAAAAGCTCGACATGACCGGTCTGAACGGCGCCGACAAGAAGCTGCCGGGCGAGATCTCCGGTGGGATGCGCAAGCGCGCCGGCCTGGCCCGCGCTCTCGTGCTGGACCCGGAGATCATCCTGGTCGACGAGCCGGACTCGGGCCTCGACCCGGTCCGCACGACCTACATCTCGCAGCTGTTCCTCGACGTCAACGCGCAGATCGACGCGACGTTCCTGATCGTCACCCACAACATCAACCTGGCCCGCACGGTGCCGGACAACCTGGGCATGCTCTTCCGCAAGGAACTGGTCATGTTCGGCCCGCGCGAGGTGCTGCTGACCAGCGAAGAGCCGGTCGTCAAGCAGTTCCTCAACGGCAAGATGCAGGGCCCGATCGGCATGTCCGAGGAGAAGGACTCCGCCCAGATGGCCGCCGAGCAGGCGATGTTCGACGCCGGGCACCACGCGGGCGGGGTCGAGGACATCAGCGGGGTGCCGCCGCAGATGCAGACGACGCCGGGCGTGCCCACCCGGATGGGTGCCGTGCGCCGGAAGGACCGCGTCATGGAGATCATGCACCGGCTGCCGCCTGCCGCACAGGAGAGCATCATCGAGTCGCTGAGCCCGGAGGAGCAGCGCCACTACGGCGTGCGGCCGCACCGCGGGCAGCCGCAGCAGGTCGGCGCCCGCCCGCAGGGTGACGGCGTCCCGAACCAGCACCACGGGCAGCTCCCCGCCGACCAGGTGGCCCGCATCCCGGGCGGCGGCCAGCCGCCGAGACCCGGCACGCACCGGATGCCACCACCACGTGACAACGGGCCAGGTGGCCGGTGA
- a CDS encoding MlaE family ABC transporter permease yields the protein MLRETGNLFALGLDIVRGLFQRPFQLREFIQQSWFIASVTILPTALVAIPFGAVISLQFGSLARQLGAQSYTGAGSVLATVQQASPLVTALLVAGAGGSAVCADIGARTIREEIAAMEVLGVSAVQRLIVPRTLAMMLVALLLNGMVSVIGVLGGYFFNVVLQGGTPGAYLASFSALAQLPDLWVGEFKALVFGFIAAVVASYRGLNPSGGPKGVGDAVNQSVVITFLMLFVVNFVITLIYLQIVPGKLD from the coding sequence ATGCTCCGCGAGACCGGGAACCTGTTCGCTCTCGGCCTGGACATCGTCCGCGGCCTGTTCCAGAGGCCTTTTCAGCTGCGGGAGTTCATCCAGCAGTCGTGGTTCATCGCGAGCGTGACGATCCTGCCGACGGCCCTGGTGGCCATCCCGTTCGGCGCCGTCATCTCGCTGCAGTTCGGGTCGCTCGCCCGCCAGCTGGGCGCGCAGTCCTACACCGGCGCGGGCTCCGTGCTCGCCACCGTGCAGCAGGCCAGTCCGCTGGTCACCGCGCTGCTGGTGGCGGGCGCGGGCGGCTCCGCCGTCTGCGCCGACATCGGCGCCCGGACCATCCGTGAAGAGATCGCCGCGATGGAGGTGCTCGGCGTCTCCGCGGTCCAGCGGCTGATCGTGCCGCGCACCCTGGCCATGATGCTGGTCGCGCTCCTGCTCAACGGCATGGTCAGCGTCATCGGCGTGCTGGGCGGCTACTTCTTCAACGTCGTGCTGCAGGGCGGGACGCCGGGCGCGTACCTGGCGAGCTTCTCGGCCCTCGCGCAGCTTCCCGACCTGTGGGTCGGTGAGTTCAAGGCGCTGGTCTTCGGGTTCATCGCCGCCGTCGTCGCCTCCTACCGGGGGCTCAACCCCTCCGGCGGCCCGAAGGGCGTCGGGGACGCGGTGAACCAGTCGGTGGTCATCACGTTCCTCATGCTGTTCGTCGTGAACTTCGTGATCACCCTGATCTACCTGCAGATCGTGCCCGGAAAGCTGGACTAG
- a CDS encoding MlaE family ABC transporter permease — MTFLQGAKRVANRPLKTLDTLGDQMSFYGRALLWTPRTLRRYTKEVLRLLAEVSFGSGSLAVIGGTVGVMVGLTLFTGVLVGLQGYSALNSIGTSAFTGFLTAFFNTREIAPLVAGLALSATVGAGFTAQLGAMRISEEIDALEVMGVPSLPYLVTTRIIAGFVAVIPLYIIGLLSSYLASRLVVIYIYHQSAGTYDHYFDLFLPPQDVLYSFIKVLIFSVLIILSHCYFGYRATGGPAGVGVAVGKAVRLSIVTVSIMNFFIGFAIWGTDVTVRIAG, encoded by the coding sequence ATGACGTTCCTCCAGGGCGCCAAGCGCGTCGCCAACCGACCCCTGAAGACGCTGGACACCCTCGGTGACCAGATGTCGTTCTACGGCCGCGCGCTGTTGTGGACGCCGCGCACGCTGCGCCGCTACACCAAAGAGGTCCTCCGGCTGCTGGCCGAGGTGAGCTTCGGCTCCGGCTCGCTGGCCGTCATCGGAGGCACGGTCGGCGTGATGGTCGGCCTGACGCTGTTCACCGGTGTCCTCGTCGGCCTCCAGGGCTACTCGGCGCTGAACTCGATCGGGACGTCGGCCTTCACCGGCTTCCTGACCGCGTTCTTCAACACCCGCGAGATCGCCCCGCTGGTCGCCGGCCTCGCCTTGAGCGCCACGGTCGGCGCCGGGTTCACCGCCCAGCTGGGCGCGATGCGGATCTCCGAGGAGATCGACGCGCTGGAAGTCATGGGCGTGCCGAGCCTGCCGTACCTGGTCACGACGCGAATCATCGCCGGGTTCGTCGCGGTCATCCCGCTCTACATCATCGGCCTGCTCAGCTCGTACCTCGCGTCGAGACTGGTCGTCATCTACATCTACCACCAGTCGGCCGGGACCTACGACCACTACTTCGACCTGTTCCTGCCACCGCAGGACGTGCTCTATTCGTTCATCAAGGTGCTGATCTTCAGCGTCCTGATCATCCTGTCGCACTGCTACTTCGGGTACCGGGCGACCGGCGGCCCGGCCGGGGTCGGCGTCGCGGTCGGCAAGGCCGTCCGGCTGTCCATCGTCACGGTGTCGATCATGAACTTCTTCATCGGGTTCGCCATCTGGGGAACCGACGTCACGGTAAGGATCGCGGGATGA
- a CDS encoding MCE family protein, which produces MRTLRRRLLGLLLIAVMVGGVALSIALYDKAFTPVVTVKLEADKIGNQLIKQSDVKVRGLIVGSVSDITATDHGAELTLALKPESAKLIPENVSARFLPKTLFGERFVSLEIPKDASAKTLATGDVIPQDRTSSAVELEQAFSHLMPVLQAVQPQKLSATLTAISTALSGRGDQLGDTLSQLGTYIGELNPHEPELQHNLKALAEFSDHLKDAAPDLVQSLDNLSTTTRTVVDERQNLANLYGSLTQASVDLQTFLQNNKDNIISLVSTARPTAELLAKYAPEYPCVISQMAQNVPLIDQALGKGTDQPGLHATIEIIVPRAPYEAGKEEPRFDDKRGPRCYDIKDIPKPFPSEPPDGAFKDGTKHQAAPKSVGEGLNPAKFKADAAGGNGSGGGNSADQLAYSTAEQGFLADLLGPQLGMNAAEVPGWSALLVGPLYRGAEVTVK; this is translated from the coding sequence ATGAGGACGCTCCGACGCAGGCTGCTCGGCCTGCTGCTCATCGCCGTGATGGTCGGCGGGGTGGCGCTGTCCATCGCGCTCTACGACAAGGCGTTCACGCCGGTCGTCACGGTCAAGCTGGAGGCCGACAAGATCGGCAACCAGCTGATCAAGCAGTCCGACGTCAAGGTGCGTGGGCTGATCGTCGGCTCGGTCTCCGACATCACCGCCACCGACCACGGCGCGGAGCTGACGCTCGCGCTGAAGCCGGAGTCCGCGAAGCTGATCCCGGAGAACGTCTCGGCGCGCTTCCTGCCGAAGACGCTCTTCGGCGAGCGGTTCGTCTCGCTGGAGATCCCGAAGGACGCGTCGGCGAAGACCCTGGCCACCGGGGACGTCATCCCGCAGGACCGCACGTCGAGCGCGGTCGAGCTGGAGCAGGCGTTCTCCCACCTGATGCCGGTGCTGCAGGCGGTGCAGCCGCAGAAGCTGTCCGCGACGCTCACCGCGATCTCGACGGCGCTTTCGGGCCGCGGCGACCAGCTCGGCGACACGCTGTCGCAGCTGGGCACCTACATCGGCGAGCTGAACCCGCACGAGCCGGAGCTGCAGCACAACCTCAAGGCCCTCGCGGAGTTCTCCGACCACCTCAAGGACGCGGCGCCGGACCTGGTGCAGAGCCTGGACAACCTGAGCACGACGACCCGGACCGTGGTCGACGAGCGGCAGAACCTGGCGAACCTCTACGGCAGCCTGACCCAGGCCTCGGTGGACCTGCAGACGTTCCTGCAGAACAACAAGGACAACATCATCTCCCTCGTCAGCACCGCCCGGCCCACCGCCGAGCTGCTGGCGAAGTACGCGCCGGAGTACCCCTGCGTGATCTCCCAGATGGCCCAGAACGTGCCGCTGATCGACCAGGCGCTGGGCAAGGGCACCGACCAGCCCGGCCTGCACGCGACGATCGAGATCATCGTGCCGCGCGCGCCGTACGAGGCGGGCAAGGAAGAGCCGCGGTTCGACGACAAGCGCGGCCCGCGCTGCTACGACATCAAGGACATCCCGAAGCCGTTCCCGTCGGAGCCGCCGGACGGCGCGTTCAAGGACGGCACGAAGCACCAGGCCGCGCCGAAGAGCGTCGGCGAGGGCCTGAACCCGGCGAAGTTCAAGGCGGACGCGGCCGGCGGTAATGGCAGCGGAGGCGGCAACAGCGCTGATCAACTTGCCTACTCGACGGCGGAGCAGGGCTTCCTCGCCGACCTGCTCGGCCCGCAGCTGGGCATGAACGCCGCCGAGGTCCCGGGCTGGAGCGCGCTGCTCGTCGGCCCGCTGTACCGGGGTGCGGAGGTGACGGTCAAGTGA
- a CDS encoding MCE family protein yields MRGLLAPLIKLGVFVVVTVVLTTILGISIANINTTSTNAYNARFTDATLLLPNDDVRIAGVRVGQVKDVKIVDKRQAEVEFEVDAGRTLPAGVTAQIKFRNLVGQRYVSLGEGDDTSGKTLQPGGTIPLERTTPALDLTELFNGFKPLFTALNPDDVNKLSYEVIQVLQGEGGTVESLLSHTASLATTIANKDQVIGEVIDNLNSVLDTVNAHTPQLNDLIVKLQQLTSGLAADRKPIGDAIESLGNLAVTTSGLLGEVREPLKNDISALGGLTQQLNKNEPELEHFIQFLPTKVSTLTRTADYGSWFNFYACEFSGSVSLPPLINDVALPLLPANRARCKG; encoded by the coding sequence GTGAGGGGCCTGCTCGCGCCGCTGATCAAGCTCGGCGTCTTCGTGGTCGTCACCGTGGTGCTCACGACGATCCTCGGGATCAGCATCGCCAACATCAACACCACCAGCACCAACGCCTACAACGCGCGCTTCACCGACGCGACGCTGCTGCTGCCCAACGACGACGTCCGCATCGCCGGCGTCCGGGTCGGGCAGGTCAAGGACGTCAAGATCGTCGACAAGCGCCAGGCCGAGGTCGAGTTCGAGGTCGACGCCGGCCGGACGCTCCCGGCCGGGGTGACCGCGCAGATCAAGTTCCGCAACCTGGTCGGCCAGCGGTACGTCTCGCTCGGCGAAGGCGACGACACCTCCGGCAAGACGTTGCAGCCGGGTGGGACCATCCCGCTGGAGCGGACCACGCCGGCGCTGGACCTGACCGAGCTGTTCAACGGCTTCAAGCCGCTGTTCACCGCGCTCAACCCGGACGACGTCAACAAGCTGTCCTACGAGGTCATCCAGGTCCTGCAGGGTGAGGGCGGCACCGTCGAGAGCCTGCTGTCGCACACCGCGTCGCTGGCCACCACGATCGCGAACAAGGACCAGGTCATCGGCGAGGTCATCGACAACCTCAACTCGGTGCTGGACACGGTCAACGCGCACACCCCGCAGCTCAACGACCTGATCGTCAAGCTGCAGCAGCTGACGTCCGGGCTGGCCGCCGACCGCAAACCGATCGGGGACGCCATCGAGAGCCTCGGCAACCTGGCCGTGACGACGTCCGGGCTGCTCGGCGAGGTCCGCGAGCCGCTGAAGAACGACATCAGCGCGCTCGGCGGCCTGACCCAGCAGCTGAACAAGAACGAGCCGGAGCTGGAGCACTTCATCCAGTTCCTGCCGACCAAGGTGAGCACATTGACCCGCACCGCGGACTACGGCTCCTGGTTCAACTTCTACGCCTGTGAGTTCTCCGGGAGCGTGAGCTTGCCGCCACTGATCAACGACGTCGCCCTGCCCCTGCTGCCGGCGAACCGGGCGAGGTGCAAGGGATGA
- a CDS encoding MCE family protein: MKSFQQRNPVPIALVGIVVLALGFIAALNSDDLPVIGGGTTYTAEFSEASGLQKDNDVRIAGVKVGKVSDIALDGASVKVSFKVKDAWLGDRTSAAIKIKTLLGQKYLSLDPQGDGALNPGTGIPRDRTMAPYDVLDAFRGLSQTVDNIDTQQLAKSFDTISGTFANTPEDVKGALSGLSKLSDTIASRDTQLSNLLANTREVSQTLVDRDAEVQKLLNDGNDLLAELAKREDAITALLNGSRELATQLQGLIDDNSKQLDPVLTQLDQLTSMLQRNQDSLAEGIKKFAPFIRVFTNTIGNGRWFDNYICGLLLPSFGPINEEGCYTK, encoded by the coding sequence ATGAAGTCGTTCCAGCAACGCAACCCGGTGCCGATCGCGCTGGTCGGGATCGTCGTACTGGCGCTCGGTTTCATCGCCGCGCTCAATTCCGACGACCTGCCGGTGATCGGCGGCGGCACCACCTACACCGCCGAGTTCAGCGAGGCCTCCGGGCTGCAGAAGGACAACGACGTCCGGATCGCCGGCGTCAAGGTCGGCAAGGTCAGCGACATCGCGCTCGACGGCGCGTCGGTCAAGGTGTCGTTCAAGGTCAAGGACGCCTGGCTGGGCGACCGGACCAGCGCCGCGATCAAGATCAAGACGCTGCTCGGGCAGAAGTACCTGTCGCTGGACCCGCAGGGCGACGGCGCGCTGAACCCGGGCACCGGGATCCCGCGGGACCGCACGATGGCCCCCTACGACGTGCTCGACGCGTTCCGCGGGCTCTCGCAGACGGTCGACAACATCGACACCCAGCAGCTGGCGAAGAGCTTCGACACCATCTCGGGGACCTTCGCGAACACGCCGGAAGACGTGAAGGGCGCGCTGTCGGGGCTGTCGAAGCTGTCGGACACGATCGCCTCGCGCGACACGCAGCTGTCGAACCTGCTGGCCAACACCCGCGAGGTGTCGCAGACCTTGGTCGACCGTGATGCCGAGGTGCAGAAGCTGCTGAACGACGGCAACGACCTGCTCGCCGAGCTGGCCAAGCGCGAGGATGCCATCACCGCGCTGCTGAACGGTTCTCGTGAGCTGGCGACGCAGCTGCAGGGCCTGATCGACGACAACTCGAAGCAGCTCGACCCGGTGCTGACCCAGCTCGACCAGCTGACGTCGATGCTGCAGCGCAACCAGGACTCCCTGGCCGAGGGCATCAAGAAGTTCGCGCCGTTCATCCGCGTCTTCACCAACACCATCGGCAACGGCCGCTGGTTCGACAACTACATCTGCGGCCTGCTGCTGCCGTCGTTCGGCCCGATCAACGAAGAGGGGTGCTACACGAAATGA
- a CDS encoding MCE family protein, producing MSDTRFGQALTRGFTIAIVLALVVAGGIWWTLKDAGRNHLTAYFAGAVGLYEGNSVRMLGVDMGTVTKIQPMGNQVKVDFEYDRSVAVPADAKALIVAPSLVSDRYIQLAPAYAGGPRISDGAVIGLDRTEVPLEVDQLAASLARVSETLGPNGVNKTGSLSNLLNTAAANVDGNGQALHDTITKLGQAAGTLAGNKDDLFTTVQNLGKFSQTLADSDHQVRTFESRLADVSGYLASEKDNLAATVRQLGTTLTAVQAFIDQNHDRLKSNVDKLAGVTKVLVDQRSSLAEILDVAPVGLGNLVNTYNGSAGTLDARPNLNELTQPPLVMICRLLKQTPDALDALGNICQGIAGVVDGLIPLPSVAQTVQALQSGKLPPLPLPIAGQLYGSGGGQ from the coding sequence ATGAGTGACACCCGCTTCGGACAAGCCTTGACCAGGGGCTTCACCATCGCGATCGTCCTGGCGCTCGTCGTCGCCGGCGGGATCTGGTGGACCCTCAAGGACGCCGGCCGCAACCACCTGACCGCGTACTTCGCCGGCGCTGTCGGCCTGTACGAGGGCAACAGCGTGCGGATGCTCGGCGTCGACATGGGCACGGTCACCAAGATCCAGCCCATGGGCAACCAGGTGAAGGTCGACTTCGAGTACGACCGCTCGGTCGCCGTCCCGGCGGACGCGAAGGCGCTCATCGTGGCGCCGTCGCTGGTGTCGGACCGGTACATCCAGCTCGCGCCGGCCTACGCCGGCGGCCCGCGGATCTCCGACGGCGCGGTCATCGGCCTCGACCGCACCGAGGTGCCCCTCGAGGTCGACCAGCTGGCCGCCAGCCTGGCCCGGGTCAGCGAGACCCTCGGCCCCAACGGCGTCAACAAGACCGGGTCGCTGTCGAACCTGCTGAACACCGCGGCGGCCAACGTCGACGGCAACGGCCAGGCCCTGCACGACACGATCACCAAGCTCGGCCAGGCGGCGGGGACCCTCGCAGGCAACAAGGACGACCTGTTCACCACCGTCCAGAACCTCGGCAAGTTCTCCCAGACGCTGGCCGACTCCGACCACCAGGTCCGCACCTTCGAAAGCCGGCTCGCCGACGTCAGCGGCTACCTGGCGTCCGAAAAGGACAATCTGGCCGCGACCGTGCGGCAGCTGGGCACGACGCTCACGGCGGTGCAGGCGTTCATCGACCAGAACCACGACCGACTCAAGTCCAATGTGGACAAGCTGGCCGGTGTCACCAAGGTGCTCGTCGACCAGCGCAGCTCGCTCGCCGAGATCCTCGACGTCGCCCCGGTCGGCCTGGGCAACCTGGTCAACACCTACAACGGCTCGGCAGGCACACTCGACGCCCGGCCGAACCTCAACGAGCTGACCCAGCCGCCGCTGGTGATGATCTGCCGGCTGCTCAAGCAGACCCCGGACGCGCTCGACGCGCTCGGCAACATCTGCCAGGGCATCGCCGGCGTGGTCGACGGGCTGATCCCGCTGCCGTCCGTGGCGCAGACCGTCCAGGCGCTGCAGTCGGGCAAGCTGCCGCCGCTGCCACTGCCCATCGCCGGGCAGCTCTACGGCTCGGGAGGTGGCCAGTGA
- a CDS encoding MCE family protein codes for MRKLLKVCALTVVSSVSALTLSGCAFKGIYDLPLPGGADLGDHPYTVNVEFRDVLDLTPQAGVKVNEVPIGRVENVGLTKDGWHALVTLKVNGGVKLPANAIANVKQSSLLGEKYVELASPGDDQAQGKLADNATIPLARTNRSVEVEELLGALSLLLNGGGVDQLNTITKELNKATSGREPDIKALLDNANQLVTNLDKQSRNITRAIDGLNRLSSTLNDQKDKLVGAVDNLGPGLGVLEQQRGQLVTMLQALDNLSGVATDTVNKSQKDLVADLKALTPTLQKLGEAGNDLPKALQILLTFPFSDQAVNDVKGDYFNLFAKVDLNLKTIVENLGNSRQNVLNGQLPLAGLTGGVEGTPANQPPPLPIPGAGQQSGSSKPGLGNLFGLLGGGS; via the coding sequence GTGAGGAAGCTCCTGAAGGTTTGCGCGCTGACAGTGGTGTCTTCGGTGTCCGCGTTGACACTGTCGGGCTGCGCGTTCAAGGGCATCTACGACCTGCCGCTACCCGGTGGTGCCGACCTCGGCGACCACCCGTACACGGTGAACGTCGAGTTCCGGGACGTGCTCGACCTGACCCCGCAGGCCGGGGTGAAGGTCAACGAGGTGCCGATCGGCCGGGTCGAGAACGTCGGGCTCACCAAGGACGGCTGGCACGCGCTGGTGACGCTGAAGGTCAACGGCGGCGTCAAGCTGCCGGCCAACGCGATCGCCAACGTCAAGCAGTCGAGCCTGCTGGGCGAGAAGTACGTCGAGCTGGCCTCGCCCGGCGACGACCAGGCCCAGGGCAAGCTCGCCGACAACGCGACCATCCCGCTGGCCCGCACGAACCGCAGCGTCGAGGTCGAAGAGCTGCTCGGCGCGCTGTCGCTGCTGCTCAACGGTGGTGGCGTCGACCAGCTCAACACCATCACCAAGGAACTCAACAAGGCCACGTCGGGCCGCGAGCCGGACATCAAAGCCTTGCTGGACAACGCGAACCAGCTCGTCACGAACCTCGACAAGCAGTCGCGGAACATCACCCGGGCCATCGACGGGCTGAACCGGCTGTCCTCGACCCTGAACGACCAGAAGGACAAGCTGGTCGGCGCGGTCGACAACCTCGGTCCCGGGCTCGGTGTGCTGGAGCAGCAGCGCGGCCAGCTCGTCACGATGCTGCAGGCGCTCGACAACCTCTCCGGCGTCGCCACCGACACGGTGAACAAGTCGCAGAAGGACCTCGTCGCCGACCTGAAGGCGCTGACCCCGACGTTGCAGAAGCTCGGCGAGGCGGGCAACGACCTGCCGAAGGCCCTGCAGATCCTGCTGACGTTCCCGTTCAGCGACCAGGCCGTCAACGACGTCAAGGGCGACTACTTCAACCTGTTCGCGAAGGTGGACCTGAACCTGAAGACGATCGTCGAGAACCTGGGCAACAGCAGGCAGAACGTGCTGAACGGGCAGCTGCCGCTGGCGGGCCTGACCGGCGGGGTCGAAGGCACGCCGGCAAACCAGCCCCCGCCGTTGCCGATCCCCGGTGCCGGGCAGCAGTCCGGGTCGTCGAAGCCGGGCCTCGGCAACCTCTTCGGGCTCCTGGGAGGTGGCAGCTGA